The Algoriphagus sanaruensis genome window below encodes:
- a CDS encoding nucleotide sugar dehydrogenase: MLTNLENSKIAIIGLGYVGLPLATAFAEKFKTIGYDINPQRVDELQKGHDRTLEVEDELLQRVLVKTSIELDEKGKGLLVTDAVGPISSANIYIVTVPTPTDKHNRPVLTPMLKASEMIGKLLKRGDVVIYESTVYPGVTEEECVPVLEKVSGLKFNEDFFAGYSPERINPGDKEHTVTKILKVTSGSTLEVADYVDQLYKSVITAGTHKASSIKVAEAAKVIENSQRDINIAFVNELSKIFNLLGIDTQEVLEAAGTKWNFLHFRPGLVGGHCIGVDPYYLAQKAQEVGYHPEIILAGRRLNDSMGKHVATEVIKLMMRKDLKVIDSNVLILGFTFKEDCPDVRNTRVIDIYQELKSFDMDVCVYDPWANSEEVKHEYGIEVINAGAKPVLEDYSAIILAVAHKEFKSLPIQKSENQVVFDVKGVLEKDKVDARL; this comes from the coding sequence ATGCTAACCAACTTAGAAAACAGTAAAATAGCCATTATTGGACTTGGCTATGTAGGACTTCCCTTAGCTACCGCTTTTGCAGAAAAATTTAAAACAATAGGCTACGACATCAATCCTCAACGGGTAGATGAACTCCAAAAGGGTCATGATCGGACTCTTGAGGTAGAAGATGAGCTTCTTCAAAGAGTTTTGGTAAAAACTTCCATAGAATTGGATGAAAAAGGAAAGGGACTTTTGGTAACAGATGCTGTGGGCCCAATTTCTTCTGCAAATATCTACATTGTCACCGTACCTACTCCAACAGATAAACACAACCGACCCGTTTTGACGCCTATGTTAAAGGCCTCAGAAATGATAGGGAAACTATTGAAAAGGGGAGATGTGGTGATTTATGAATCTACGGTATATCCGGGAGTGACTGAAGAGGAATGTGTACCTGTTTTGGAGAAAGTTTCAGGATTGAAGTTTAACGAAGACTTTTTCGCAGGATATTCCCCAGAAAGGATCAACCCAGGTGATAAAGAACATACAGTAACCAAAATCCTTAAAGTTACTTCTGGTTCTACTCTTGAAGTGGCAGATTATGTGGATCAACTTTATAAGTCTGTGATCACTGCTGGTACGCATAAAGCCTCTTCAATTAAGGTAGCTGAAGCAGCCAAAGTAATCGAAAACTCCCAGAGGGATATCAATATTGCCTTTGTTAATGAGCTAAGTAAGATATTCAATTTACTTGGTATCGATACACAAGAGGTGCTAGAAGCTGCTGGAACCAAATGGAATTTCTTGCATTTCCGACCAGGATTAGTGGGAGGGCATTGTATCGGAGTGGATCCGTATTACCTGGCCCAAAAAGCTCAGGAAGTAGGTTACCATCCGGAGATAATTCTGGCAGGACGTCGTCTCAACGACTCCATGGGTAAGCATGTCGCCACTGAGGTGATCAAACTGATGATGCGCAAGGATCTGAAGGTGATAGATTCTAATGTGTTGATACTGGGTTTTACTTTTAAAGAAGACTGTCCCGATGTGCGAAATACCCGGGTGATCGATATCTACCAGGAGCTCAAGTCCTTTGATATGGACGTGTGTGTGTATGATCCTTGGGCTAATTCAGAGGAGGTAAAACATGAATATGGAATAGAGGTGATCAATGCTGGAGCCAAGCCAGTTCTCGAAGACTATTCTGCAATTATTCTTGCAGTGGCTCACAAAGAATTCAAATCCTTGCCTATTCAGAAATCAGAAAATCAGGTGGTGTTTGATGTGAAGGGTGTGTTGGAGAAAGATAAAGTGGATGCGAGACTTTAA